Within Conger conger chromosome 3, fConCon1.1, whole genome shotgun sequence, the genomic segment TGCTAAAATACACACAGAATCGGCAAAGCAGCAGCATTTGGACTCTGATTTTGTGATTGCCTGTTGTTTTGCCTTGTACTCAGGCACATTGTATATATTTAAGTGAAACGATAAATATGAGGTGAAATTGCCAGACTGTAGACTGTCAGACTTCATTTTAGGGTACTGGCATCCCTACCAgtgatcagtgtaggaattacagcagtgtttcccATACACTGACACAGTATTTGGGTGGCCGGCCGAAACAGAATTACACCCCggacaaaaatattttgttgtgtttaatGTAGAGTCGTGGCATTCCGTACACGAAGTCTGCGGTGTTCGCAACACGCTGAGGTAGAGTTGTTTTGCCCTTTTCTCCAtgattattggtccaattcaaatcaatcaaagtgttttagggTGCTTTCACACCTTCCTTGTTTAGTCTGTTTGAATCGAAACCTGGTGCGTTTCTCCCCCGCGTTTCCCGCGTGGTTTGGATCATGAGCAATTCCATTTCTCTCTTTCCACCACTTTGTGCAGGTTAATACCAGCCTCTACTATAATTTCTATAAgagtttgttccagaactcttttTTAGCCAGCTTTAACCCAGCCATTTTGTTCTCTAGGAatatcagtggtttgcatcttgcggcAAACCCTCTGAGGTCACGCTGttgtagtcttctctttatggtagtCTTTCACACATCTATaactacatcctggagagtgtccttgatctgtttgacagttgaaaagggttttttttctacACAACTGAAAGCATTCTTCACTCATCCTCTACAGTAGTCTTCCATGGAATACCAGGTTGCCATCGCTCAGTACATTGTGGCTTGTTAATGTatgaaatgtttgattttgacaTACTCGTGTCTGAGTAATATATTGTAATCTTTCTGCCTTATAATGGTCTGCTTTACTGGCACTGACACACATTTGGTCTTCTtgtagaaaaacaacagcaacagactccaaatgcaaatccCAGACAGAGAATCAACTCTCGACCTAATGTGAGCTTTCttgtgcattaactaatgaagggaaaaaaaacacagctggcaacaaaaaaactgaacagcCAAGTTTCCAATTACGTTTACTCCCCTAACATTGGGGGATTGTGTagaaaaatggctgtaattcctacagtaAAGGGATCCTCTGATAGAACagaaacaccctcaaattaaagctgccactctgcactttaacctcttattgttcattttgaatccaaaacactgGAGTgcagaaccaaaacaacaaGAACTGTGTccttgtccaaatacttatggactccATTTGCTTATTTGGACAAAAGTATAATACCCGAATACCATGGTAATGACTTTCGATGTTTAGTAATAATTTAGCTGTGATCTAACACGGACAAGTCAATACAAGTGCTGAGCCATGGAACTGTATTAGCTATTCTTTTAATGAGTAGGAAAATATTTTCTCTAGCTGGCTACGGCAATGATATTTCCAAGAAATTCTGTTACAATTGAAGCCAGTCGAAAATGCACATTGAAGTTAGGACATGTTGCAGCCAATCCTACAATCCGTGGTCTACCAGGATATTTGCCATTTCCGAGCTCAACAGTACACTCTTGCTCCTTAACAATGCATCACgccagttgattttgacacaacCAATGTTTTGGCCATGTCTCTGATCAATGTATTGACActtgttgagagacaacagcaacagactccaaatgcaaattcccCAGCTAGAGCCAACTCCAGCTTTCTTGTGTCACCGTCCAAATACTtcttgtacacacactcacactcacacacagtagcCAAATGCGTAGCTAGGAACTCCAGAAAATGTCCGAAATGTGGAACCCAAGTTCAGTGCAGACTGTGGTAAAGAGCAAGGTAAGGAATATAAAAGGACAAAGGCAGTAAATAAACAGTGACCAATGAGAAAGTATTTGCCCACCCACTGAGTCACGCGAAGTGCTGCAGCAACACATCCTTCTTAATGTGGAGCAGAGAGGGTCACTGCAAACCCACCAGGAAATGATACTGCGGTCCTTAATGACAACCAGCCCTGATTAAATTATGTAACTACGGGGAGAGAAAATGCAGGCGTCTTAGAGGTCCACGGTTTTGGACTTGCGGTCAAACATGTTCAAAGAAGGTGACCAGggatttttttgcttttgttgtttgttttgttttgtgcccagtgagtgtataacaGAGGTCATCGTGGCGCTTAGGAGAGCCGCCACTTTTTTTACTGTGAATCTGTTGAATTTCTGTGGGTAAAATATTAAAGGCCTGAAATTAGTGGTTTACTATTTCAATGTATTTGGATTGTAGGTATACCATATACCAATGCAGGATAATGTTACACAAGGAGGAGGCATATCCAATGCCTCAGCTTTTCAACATTTTCCTACAGAATGACCAGATTGTAAATCCAACACAATGCGTCTTGAGAAAGCAAAGcacaaatgtttttataatgaaaaccagcacacacggGGGTCCCCCAGGATTTGGGTTTGGAAACCCCTGTCCCTGTTCTAGGCAGCTGAAGCTGAGGAAATTTGAGTCTTTCTAATGGATTCAGATGTAAGCACAActcaattctgagctgatgaaacatttaaaaaaacaggttAATATGATGATAATTATAGAAATATGTGCAGAAATATACTGCGTGATCAGAACGTTTGATAGTGGACTACAAAACTTCATTAAAGGATGTAGGCCTATAAGTTACTCTGACAGCACACGGCTTTTCACATTAGGCTAACAGAAACATCAGGATCTTCTCCCCTTTCCCAAAGAGCAAAAGGAACACTTGACAGCGGACAAAACAGAACATGCCGTTCTGATATTCACAGTCACCGCAATAGCTGTCGTTACCAACAAAGCACTGAACTATGACAATGCCACAGGAAATCATCAAAACATTATGAACGTGCACTGCTTGACTCATGCCACAGAGTGAGGCTAGAAGTGAGAACGCAGAGGTGACACTCAGTGGGATTAAAACTAATGACATCCTTTTACTGCACATCATCAAGTTGACAGCAGTCTTTTGATAGATGAGTAACAAATGCTCGGGTTGAAAACAAACGAAATCGTTTGTTACACAGTGGAACAATACCTATGACGTGATTGATTTTGCTTCTAATAAAAAGGTTGCCATGAACCCTGCTATATCTGAAAATAATGGAATTCCGTGAAGAGCTGACAACCAATGAGTGTCCCTAGTTGACAAAAAGTTTAAATCCCAAAAACAAATCCTATCATATGTGCAGTTCTACCTGCACTGCATATTCTGCCATGATGATAACATGCCAGACTGTTATTCCCATGTTGAATGATATGATAACTAAATCAAAACCAATCAGGGACAGAGCTGCAAAAAACCTAATTTCGAAAATTAGTCTACTACTTTAAAACAAAGCTAAACAGAAACCAGGAGTGGGTTTTGGCACGGAGTCATTTAAGATAAAAACACAATCTGAAGCAGAATAACATAAAATGGTCCAACattacagaaatatttccaGGGAACAGGATCAGGTTCTGTCTTGCTGCAGTGAAGAGAAATAGACTGGTTCTGCTGAACAGCTGTGACAAATATCACACCTTTACCTGGGTAGCTTAaagaaatgaacagaacaacactGATATTTCTACATCACAGTGGCTTGTAAAACGGTGAACCTTGAGTGACTAATGAAGACATTAGACATTGAAACAACTCCATTAATTGTCTGTGCAAAATAGCTCTTGCGTGTTCTTCAGGATAATATCCAATCCAGGAGTCTTTCATGAAAGGAAACAGCACTGCATAAAGAGATGTGCGTTTTTGAGAAGGTGCAAACACTGCCAGTAGAAGAGTATGCCCCAGCATGGTGGAAACAGACTGTTGCATGAAACACCCTAAGCGAGAAGACAATCTGAGGGTTCTGGTACAttttgaatttgcatgttcCCTTGTGAAGCGCAGGCAACATtcctttaaaaattaaaaaacagactTACAGTCCAACATGTAGCCACATATAGTCTAGCCCAACCGATTTCAGTACAAGTATActtctgtgtttttaattaatCCCACATCCGAATAAGTTCGAATATAAAATGTTCTTCATTTTTTGTAGTCATTTTTGATTTGACTAAAACAGACGCAATACGAAGCTACTGCAACAAAATTTGAACAAACTCTGCCATCAGGTTTATCACCCACcttgaaatatattatttcacaCAGTTCAAACGAGAAAGCCATTAAAATCTACATTGAGCAACCCTGACTGGGCAGCTTAAAACAGTGCACGGCCTTACCCCGTTCGATAGACTAAATAACAGATGGGCTGCATATAGAGGTACAGAGCAACAAAAATGCTTGTGCAGCACacctttccaaaataattctCTACAACTTGTTTATGCCGACACTGTGCATGAATCTATTGTTTTGGCTGAGGCGACCGCGCTTTACTTATTTTAGCGATGGTTTCTGTCCCTACCGGCCACAGGGCTAATATACGCAACGTCAATCCTCAGAATGAACAACTCCACCGGGCATACTGCGGAGTGCTAGTGGTGCCTTTGTAATCCCTCGCCGGATTTGATGCAGCAATTCAATTGACCTTCTGCGAGGACATTTAACAGTACATAAAAGCACAAGCGACTGGCAGGTGTTGTGTTAAGGTGAGCACGAACCGAGTAACACTAGTCTACCTCGTTGCCTAACCAGTAGTCGCTCAATGTAAATCAATGTAGCTATCTACAATACCAAATCCACTGTTAGTCTAATTGTAGTAACGTTACTCAGAGAGTATTATATACTTTAAAAATCTAACTATTACTATGCAATTCGTTAGCTAGATTGACCGACACTGTTTTTAATGTTCTTCTTCCCATTTTTCACATAATTTCTCAACATGAAAATCACTTGCCAATTGAAAGAATATATTAGGGGAACGTTAACAAGACTGATCCTTTTATCCAGATGCCAAATTATGGCGGGCATACTTGGCAGACGCAGCCAGTTACCGTTATCTAAATACATTGCTACCGTTACATCTATTAATTAACATTGCTGACAAGATATCATTTATCTATGTGTAACTTCTTCCATTACAGTACGTTAACCAAATTGTTAGTTGTGCATTCCCACTGTCAACAAATTGGGTCCCTTTCAACATATGGTTTTGTTTACTATTCCAAGCCTGTAGGCTAGCCTATATATATTGCGGTTATGCCGTTAACGTTAGCCACCCCAGACACTTCtgaaaacaacacacaacaaacgAACATTAGCCACTACTGGGCTAACTTTGCGCAAGAGTTGATTAAACTATTGTGTACGCCAACTAAGTTATACGTGTAGCTTTTATTTAAGACGATATCacaaacagcatttgaaatagtAGCCAGTTAGTTAGCAATAACAACACACCGTCTGTCCAAGAAAACCGATATTAGTTGTTGTAGACATTTAACGTTAGTCTAATCACATTCTTCATATGCTAAGAGGCTAGCCGAAAATGAGCTACAGTGAAGCCAaccttggctagctagctaacgttctcATTTGTTACCAAGGGGACCACTACGAGGCAACAAAACATTTAACCCATCTTGCTCGATACCTTCAGCATCACTATCGATGTTTTCAAGTTCTGGATTTCACTTCTGTAATTGTCTTTCATCAAAGGAACTATCTTGAGACAAATGACACGTCTTAACGTTAACATTCTCAAGATTTGTAAGACTTtcaaaaaggctttttttaTGTAGGCTAGGAAACGTTAGCCAGGTTTCTAACGCTATCCTAGGTTCCAActcgctagctaacgttatcgtGCAGGCAATCACAAGTTAGCATTGCTTTTTTCCGCCAAAACAAACATTAGCTAGAGTTAGTTAGCTACCTATTGTTAAATAAGGCGGCTGACACATACATCTGACATTTAGGCAGCCAGTAAGCTACTACAGACAACAATCGACAACAATAGCATCATTTTTTGAGCCGTTATAACTAACGTTAGGCAGCTAAAATTACTTACTAAGGATCGTTTGTAAACCTAGGTGTTCGTGGGGGCTGGTATCCGTACAGATGGCAATAAAGTACGTCGAAACAAAAGCAGCACATCTCCGCCGAAACAACCATCTTCCTGCCCCCGCTACACGAGCCTGGTCCGGGGCTGTGGTTCGAAGAGAGTGCAGCTGAGTTGTAGCCTCCCGGAGTTGGGGACAGCGAGTTGGtgttgctgctactgctacccCCCGGACCCCCAAGGCCATTCACCCGATTCACACTCCCTACCGCCACAGACGAGGAAGAACCGATCCCCAAGTCCGATCCGCAGTGTCCAGTCCCTACTACCCCACTCCCCACCCCGCCAGGGCCCCCTGACCCGGGGGACCCCGACAGCTTCTGTTTCTTCACCCCGCAGCACCCGGCCGCCATCTTTGAACAATCCGCACCGACACACCGCTTCCTACCCATCGCTGTCAACGCTGGATGGGCGGGGAGAGATGGGAAACACCGACCAGACGTAGAATTCCCACTACTGCGTCAACACGCAGCAACGTCTCTCTTCCGTCTTTTCCAAATTAAGGGCACGTACGGTCACTCAAACCCTCCGCAAGGGCTCTTATTCTGATCACATGCCATGAAATAATAACTCAACCAGGGCCTCGGGGATTGAGAGGTTGCGGGGGTGGTAAGACGCGGCACTGATGAAGTGTCCCCCTCACCGTTTCACTGATCTGAAGTGGCTGCTGATTTTCCAGGCAAGGTTTGTAAtatgatgaagaaaaaaaagtttggacATAGTATTGAACACATTCATATTAAATAAGGGTATCAAATATTATAGTGATCTCACAAAATAGTCTATTTGAATATGTATTTTACTACATTCATGAAGTGCAGTACACTGGAGGTATGTTCCTTGTTGAAAAAGCAATATATCGATCAGAATTTTTAATACAACACCTgatgaaaaacaagaaatgaaaacacagaaagGATCCCATCATGTgtattaaatatacagtacctgGACTTACTGTAGGGATATGCACACCTTCGCATGTCTCCTTCATCC encodes:
- the LOC133125018 gene encoding nuclear protein AMMECR1-like isoform X2, which produces MGRKRCVGADCSKMAAGCCGVKKQKLSGSPGSGGPGGVGSGVVGTGHCGSDLGIGSSSSVAVGSVNRVNGLGGPGGSSSSNTNSLSPTPGGYNSAALSSNHSPGPGSCSGGRKMVVSAEMCCFCFDVLYCHLYGYQPPRTPRFTNDPYALKDSRFPPMTRDELPRLFCSVSLLTNFEDVGDYLDWEVGVHGIRIEFFSEKGSKRTATYLPEVAKEQGWDHIQTIDSLLRKGGYKAPISNDFRKTIKLTRYRSEKVTMSYADYIGHRQHHHYQNGIGHPLPPYNHYS